The Sphingopyxis sp. YR583 DNA segment GCCATGGCGCGATCATGCCGTTTTCGGGTCGGCGCGTACAGTGCCCGCTGCGACCAGATGCTTCGATCAACCGGACCGTGCGCGCGCGGCGCGGGCGCGGAGGAAATCGCGGTCGCTCTCGAGAAAGGCGCGGAGCAGATAGGGGATGAGCTCGGCGACCTCCTCGCGCCGTCCATAGGCTGCTTCATAGAGATCGGCATAATCGTCGAGCATGGCCTTGAGATCGGGGGACAAGGCGATTCCCATCTTCACCGGCGTGCGGTCGGGAATCCGTCCGAGCTTGAGCGTCGCCATCAGCGTGCGCCTCCCTGCCGCCAGGGCCTGAGGACGATATCCTTGTTCACGATCACGCGCAGCGGCCAGCCCGGGCGCACCCGCAATGTCGGCGGGATATCGAGGCTGCGCAGCGCGAGCTGGTCGCCCGCACGCGCGCCGCCTTGCTGCGCCGATTCGCGGATCGCGCGCGCAATCTCGCTCTCCTCCTTCGCCGCGCCAAGCTCGGTGCCGACCCCGAGCAGGGTCGAGAGCAGGACGCCTTTGAGATGCTGTCCGCCGTGCCGATCGACCCGGTCGGCAAGTCCCGCGTGGCCTTCGCTGTCCGTGCCCGGGAGATCGTCGAGACGCAGCGACGAGCCGTCGGGCAGGATGATGCGCTCCCAGAGCAGCAGCGCGCGGCTCTGGCCATGCGCGATGGCGCTGTCATAGCGGCCGACGAGCCGCGCGCCCTGCGGCACCAGCAGGGTCCGTCCCGTCACGCTGTCATAAACATTTTCGGTAACCTGCGCGGTGACGAGCCCCGGCAGATCCGAGTTCAGGCCCGTGATCAGGCTTGCCGCTATGACGCTCCCGGCCTGCAGCATCCAGGGCGAGGCCGGCGCGGCGAGACGGTGCGCGCTGACGTCGGGTGGTGCCGGCGGCGCCGATGCGGTCGGCGCGGGCGCCGTTTCCGGGAGATGGGACGCAGCCGCCGGCGCCGTCGCACCGGCCATTCTTGCCGTTCCGCTCCCCGCCATCATCACCGCCGAGCTCAGCGCGGCGCGTTCCTCGGCCGCGATGCGCTGCCGTTCGGCCTCGGCCTCCTGTTCGGCAAGCCGCGCGGCGGCCGCGGGATCGTCCGCTGTCCATTCATCCTGCCGCTTCAGGATCGGCCGCCCGAGATCTCCGGGGAGTGGCGGGCCGAGCTTCGGAATATCGCCATAGGAGGATGGCGCGCCCGCCAGCGCGTCGCCGGGCGATTTGGCTGCGGCAAGATTGCGATCCTCGGTATCGGCGACGAGCGCAAGGCTCGCGGGTCGCAGCGCGATCCACGCGACGGTGGCGATCAGCGCCAAGCCGGCTGCCGCGAGACCGATGATCGCACCGCGCCGAAAGCGCGTGACGCGCGCGGGCGCGCCCCGCAGCACGAGCGTCTCGGGATCGAGCTTCGCCGGTCGCGGCGGGTCCTGCGTCGCTTCCATCGTCATGCGCCCCGCCCGCCCCGGCGCCGTGAGACCGGGAGCCGGTCGATCCGCACGATCGCCTGCTTCTTGGTGCCGAGCCGAAGCTCTGCGCGCGCGAACAGCCGGTCGACGGCATAGAAGCGCCCGGCGACCCGGTAGTTGACGAGCGCCGCCTCGCCATCGTCACCGATCACGAACAACGGCGGCGCCTCGCCGACCGCGAGCGACGGCGGAAATTCGATATAGGTCTGGCGGCCGTCGTCGAAGGCGCGGAGCGGACGCCAGGCGGGCCGGTCCCCCGATATCGCATAGCCGAAGCTCAGCGCTTCCACCGCGAGCCCCGCCGCCATGGGGGCTGTCGCATCGGCCTCCACTTTTGCCTGCCGCAGGGTGACCATCTCGTCTTCGGCATAGGTCCAGCTCAGCGCCGCCATCGCGCTGCCGGGCCGGCTTTCGAGCTCGATATGATAGGCGCGCCGGTCGGTCGTCACGACGGGATCGACCAAAATGTCGGCGATGTTCTGCGCGTCGCGTACCTCATGGGTGCCGCGGCGCACCTCCAGCAGCGGATTGTAGCGGGCCGAAGCCGGATCGGTCGGATCGAACAGCAGCGCATGACCGAGTTTCGCTCGCCAGCCGGCGGTCAGCTTCCAGTTCTCGCCCTTGATATCATGAATGACGGCGCTTCCCGTCCAGCCGAGCAAGGTGGGAACGACGAGACCGACCCCCTTCCCGCTCCGCGTCGGCGCGAAGGCCATGATATGCTCGGGCCCGTCATGACGCAGGTAGCGGCCCCGATACTGGCCGATAAAGACGCCTGCGCCGCCGAACAGCCCGGCCTTGTCGATCTCGCCGAAACGAGCCCAGCGTGCCGAGCCATAAGTCGTGACATGCCGGGACTGGCGGGCGCGCCAGAGCGATGCCGACACCGCCGCCGCGCAGCCCAGAAATCCGCTTGCTGCAGCCAGGCTGCCCGCCTTGTCGAAGACCTCGGGCGCATAGGCCTCGAAGCGAAACCACCAGAAGAACAAAGCCCAAGGTTCATAGACCGGTATATCGAACAGGCGGAACCACGGTGAACCGAGTTCCGGCTGATTTCCCAGCATCGCTGCGCACCACTGGGTCGCCGCCCACACGCCCGCGATCATGATCGCGAACACGGCGAGTATCTGCCCGATCAGCAATTTCGTGGGAGTCATGATTGTGCCCCGTCATGGGCAGGAGAGCCCGCGACGAAGCAATGGGTCTATTTTTCCGACGGTCCGAGTGTCGGAACGATGCTCGTACCAACCGACACGTATCCACGGCGCGCGTCAGAAATGC contains these protein-coding regions:
- a CDS encoding DUF2274 domain-containing protein produces the protein MATLKLGRIPDRTPVKMGIALSPDLKAMLDDYADLYEAAYGRREEVAELIPYLLRAFLESDRDFLRARAARARSG
- a CDS encoding TrbI/VirB10 family protein; this encodes MTMEATQDPPRPAKLDPETLVLRGAPARVTRFRRGAIIGLAAAGLALIATVAWIALRPASLALVADTEDRNLAAAKSPGDALAGAPSSYGDIPKLGPPLPGDLGRPILKRQDEWTADDPAAAARLAEQEAEAERQRIAAEERAALSSAVMMAGSGTARMAGATAPAAASHLPETAPAPTASAPPAPPDVSAHRLAAPASPWMLQAGSVIAASLITGLNSDLPGLVTAQVTENVYDSVTGRTLLVPQGARLVGRYDSAIAHGQSRALLLWERIILPDGSSLRLDDLPGTDSEGHAGLADRVDRHGGQHLKGVLLSTLLGVGTELGAAKEESEIARAIRESAQQGGARAGDQLALRSLDIPPTLRVRPGWPLRVIVNKDIVLRPWRQGGAR
- a CDS encoding TrbG/VirB9 family P-type conjugative transfer protein; protein product: MTPTKLLIGQILAVFAIMIAGVWAATQWCAAMLGNQPELGSPWFRLFDIPVYEPWALFFWWFRFEAYAPEVFDKAGSLAAASGFLGCAAAVSASLWRARQSRHVTTYGSARWARFGEIDKAGLFGGAGVFIGQYRGRYLRHDGPEHIMAFAPTRSGKGVGLVVPTLLGWTGSAVIHDIKGENWKLTAGWRAKLGHALLFDPTDPASARYNPLLEVRRGTHEVRDAQNIADILVDPVVTTDRRAYHIELESRPGSAMAALSWTYAEDEMVTLRQAKVEADATAPMAAGLAVEALSFGYAISGDRPAWRPLRAFDDGRQTYIEFPPSLAVGEAPPLFVIGDDGEAALVNYRVAGRFYAVDRLFARAELRLGTKKQAIVRIDRLPVSRRRGGRGA